A genomic window from Oceanibaculum nanhaiense includes:
- a CDS encoding carbonic anhydrase: MMHRPALPCLFIALAALLTLPAQATPIVNQAETYAPGWDYQGPNGPVHWGTLSPSYWACGQGTRQSPIDVTALTPADLPELTLHYPGGPLSVMHTGRLLKLRGGPRDVLDSGWSAYNLRHIDIRVPAEHRLDGREFAAELQLVHQRADGHVAILSVLMEEGRANRAIDRVLAALPSGPGLERTLPDQAFSAHELLPADFSYARYTGSLTTPPCTERVDWVVLRTPVTLSAEQAKLLREAVGGRGNARPLQPRNGREIPARY, encoded by the coding sequence ATGATGCATCGACCTGCCCTTCCCTGTCTGTTCATTGCGCTTGCCGCGCTGCTCACGCTGCCCGCGCAGGCGACTCCGATCGTCAATCAGGCCGAGACATACGCGCCCGGCTGGGACTATCAGGGACCGAACGGCCCCGTGCACTGGGGTACGCTGTCGCCATCCTACTGGGCGTGCGGGCAGGGCACACGGCAATCGCCCATCGACGTGACCGCGCTGACCCCGGCCGATTTGCCGGAACTGACGCTGCATTATCCCGGCGGCCCGTTGTCGGTGATGCATACCGGCCGTCTGCTGAAGCTGCGCGGCGGGCCGCGCGATGTGCTGGACAGCGGCTGGAGCGCTTATAACCTGCGCCATATCGACATAAGGGTGCCGGCGGAACACCGGCTGGACGGACGCGAATTCGCCGCCGAACTGCAGCTTGTGCATCAGCGCGCCGACGGCCATGTCGCCATCCTGTCGGTGCTGATGGAAGAAGGCCGGGCGAACCGCGCCATCGACCGGGTGCTGGCCGCCCTGCCGAGCGGGCCGGGGCTGGAACGCACCCTGCCCGACCAGGCTTTTTCCGCGCACGAGCTGCTGCCCGCCGATTTTTCCTATGCCCGCTATACCGGGTCGCTGACCACCCCGCCCTGCACCGAACGGGTCGACTGGGTCGTGCTGCGCACCCCGGTCACGCTGTCCGCCGAACAGGCGAAGCTGCTGCGCGAAGCGGTGGGCGGACGCGGCAATGCCCGCCCGCTGCAACCGCGCAATGGCCGGGAAATACCCGCCCGGTACTGA
- a CDS encoding YhdP family protein: MIRRPTLRRSAVIALEVMAGSVAALSVLLMLAFWRLTAGPIALDFLRPYTESALEQALPGYDIALERTQIVWEAEEKSLKLEATDVRIAGHAGGPTASVPAIQIRFSLRGLLRGLLAPVEIEAVEPAFSVVRLRDGSLRLGPPDSLPDEVSKTAVTDDALTLIAEELNRAPDPDSATGYLEIVRVRRASLTIIDLALGTQWSVPSADILLRRGERGVRSRGMLEFDLGTMPLMVSFEGSHRLDDRTSRLSVEFSGLEPDALARKVPELAALSAVGVPLSGSVEIEAEALTVARSIEVNVRGQGGQIDLPTLYDLPLPVRAIQATVNYRRESAMVMLPSLVIDLGTAAKAGPRLSLTGTLIDVGNADSYGLVAEAVAENVTTDDLAGYWPREVGRNPRRWVTANLEGGGVSRARISLRGRMARDDPSDLAVEDFDGEIAFSGVTTHYMRPLPPVLETTGRAEFSPGRFKIDVESGRLYDLAAGPATIDLTGLDGKKELADIEVVVRGPLRDVMRVIDHKPLDYATALGIPPANVDGLAAARLVFQFPLVNDLGLDRVKLAAAANMRGVSLRKVLLDQDFRDGELALTLDGRGMTIEGTGRFADVPIPVTWREEFRSNVEVRRRIQASGILDDAARIRLGFDFQPYLTGPVATEIDYRQASDGTDRIAATHDLRDATLSLPEVGWTKPPQIAGMARLNIAIPKGGDPRFERFQIAASDLAAVGQAEFTPDFEHLRRVDFTELKLGQTDIEGSVVRQPDGGLDIDLSGRSLDLRPALAEEEGEADDTPPTFPALRLNGRFQRVLLEDDRLLDGVEANLVHDGTTWRDVKIAGRLAEAGRFDLVATPITGASGHEFILVSDDAGAALRSFGLFDRMVGGRLRVDGRADFDDFRKPIQAALDIADFRIVRAEALAEVLRVTGSQDIQSALAGEGIVFTRLTGDIERQDKVTRIRNARAVGAALGLSVDGVIDDGNGGINVSGLIVPAYQLSQALGSIPLLGPLIVGGKDEGLLATEFRLDGPADNPRVTVNPLTALAPGFLRDLFRFFGDRGGDTAPAQPTR; encoded by the coding sequence GTGATTCGGCGCCCGACCTTGCGGCGAAGCGCCGTCATCGCCCTTGAGGTGATGGCCGGCTCGGTCGCGGCGCTCAGTGTCCTGCTGATGCTGGCCTTCTGGCGCCTGACCGCCGGGCCGATCGCGCTGGATTTCCTGCGTCCCTACACCGAATCGGCCCTCGAACAGGCTTTGCCCGGCTACGATATTGCGCTGGAACGCACGCAGATCGTCTGGGAGGCCGAGGAAAAATCGCTGAAGCTGGAGGCGACGGATGTTCGGATCGCCGGCCATGCGGGCGGGCCGACCGCATCGGTGCCGGCGATCCAGATCCGGTTCAGCCTGCGCGGCCTGCTGCGCGGCCTGCTGGCGCCGGTGGAAATCGAGGCGGTCGAGCCGGCCTTCTCCGTCGTGCGGCTGCGCGATGGCAGCCTGCGCCTCGGACCGCCGGACAGCCTGCCGGATGAGGTGAGCAAGACGGCGGTGACGGACGATGCGCTCACCCTCATCGCCGAGGAGCTGAACCGCGCGCCCGACCCGGACAGCGCCACCGGCTATCTGGAGATCGTGCGGGTGCGGCGCGCCAGCCTCACCATCATCGATCTGGCGCTGGGCACGCAATGGTCGGTGCCCAGCGCGGATATCCTGCTGCGGCGTGGCGAGAGAGGTGTGCGCAGCCGCGGCATGCTGGAATTCGATCTTGGCACCATGCCGTTGATGGTGAGCTTCGAGGGCAGCCATCGCCTGGACGACCGGACCTCGCGCCTGTCCGTCGAGTTCAGCGGGCTGGAGCCGGATGCGCTGGCCCGCAAGGTGCCGGAACTGGCCGCGCTGTCGGCCGTCGGCGTGCCGCTGTCCGGCAGTGTGGAGATCGAGGCCGAGGCGCTGACCGTGGCGCGCAGCATCGAGGTGAATGTGCGCGGGCAGGGCGGACAGATCGACCTGCCCACGCTCTACGATCTGCCGCTGCCGGTGCGCGCCATCCAGGCGACGGTGAATTACCGCCGTGAGAGCGCGATGGTGATGCTGCCCAGCCTGGTCATCGATCTGGGAACGGCGGCGAAGGCGGGGCCGCGGTTGAGCCTTACCGGCACGCTCATCGATGTGGGCAATGCCGACAGCTACGGGCTGGTCGCCGAGGCGGTGGCGGAGAATGTCACAACCGACGATCTCGCCGGATACTGGCCGCGCGAGGTTGGCCGCAACCCTCGGCGCTGGGTCACGGCGAATCTGGAAGGCGGCGGCGTCTCAAGAGCGCGCATCTCGCTGCGCGGGCGGATGGCGCGGGACGATCCCAGCGACCTCGCCGTGGAGGATTTTGACGGCGAGATCGCCTTTTCCGGCGTCACCACCCATTACATGCGGCCCTTGCCGCCGGTGCTGGAAACGACGGGTCGGGCAGAATTCTCGCCCGGACGGTTCAAGATCGATGTGGAAAGCGGTCGGCTGTACGATCTGGCGGCTGGCCCCGCCACCATCGATTTGACCGGGCTCGACGGCAAAAAGGAACTGGCCGATATCGAGGTGGTGGTACGCGGCCCCTTGCGCGATGTCATGCGGGTGATCGATCACAAGCCACTGGACTATGCGACGGCGCTGGGCATCCCGCCGGCCAATGTGGACGGGCTGGCGGCGGCGCGGCTGGTGTTCCAGTTCCCGCTGGTCAACGATCTGGGGCTGGACCGGGTGAAGCTGGCGGCGGCGGCGAACATGCGCGGCGTCTCCCTGCGCAAGGTGTTGCTGGATCAGGATTTCCGCGACGGCGAACTGGCCCTGACGCTGGACGGGCGCGGCATGACCATCGAAGGGACGGGGCGTTTCGCCGATGTACCGATCCCGGTGACATGGCGCGAGGAATTCCGCAGCAATGTCGAGGTGCGCCGGCGCATCCAGGCCTCCGGTATTCTGGACGATGCCGCGCGCATCCGGCTTGGCTTCGATTTCCAGCCCTATCTGACCGGGCCGGTCGCGACCGAGATCGATTACCGGCAGGCCAGCGACGGCACCGACCGCATCGCCGCGACCCATGATCTGCGCGACGCCACCTTGTCGCTGCCGGAGGTGGGCTGGACAAAGCCGCCGCAGATCGCCGGCATGGCGCGGCTGAATATCGCGATCCCGAAGGGCGGAGACCCCCGTTTCGAGCGGTTCCAGATCGCCGCTTCCGATCTGGCGGCGGTGGGCCAGGCCGAATTCACACCGGATTTCGAGCATCTCCGCCGGGTTGATTTCACCGAGCTGAAGCTGGGACAGACCGATATCGAGGGCAGCGTCGTCCGGCAGCCGGACGGGGGGCTGGACATCGACCTGTCGGGACGCAGTCTCGATCTGCGCCCGGCCCTGGCGGAGGAAGAGGGCGAAGCGGACGACACGCCGCCGACCTTTCCGGCGCTGCGGCTGAATGGCCGGTTCCAGCGCGTGCTGCTGGAGGATGACCGGCTGCTGGACGGGGTCGAGGCCAATCTGGTGCATGATGGCACCACCTGGCGCGATGTGAAGATCGCCGGCCGTCTGGCGGAAGCCGGACGCTTCGATCTTGTGGCCACGCCGATCACCGGTGCCAGCGGCCACGAATTCATTCTGGTTTCCGACGATGCCGGTGCGGCGCTGCGCAGTTTCGGCCTGTTCGACCGGATGGTGGGGGGGCGTCTGCGTGTCGATGGCCGCGCCGATTTCGACGATTTCCGGAAACCGATCCAGGCTGCGCTCGACATTGCCGATTTCCGGATCGTCCGGGCCGAGGCGCTGGCCGAGGTGCTGCGCGTCACCGGATCGCAGGATATCCAGTCGGCCCTGGCCGGAGAAGGCATCGTCTTTACGCGTCTCACCGGCGATATCGAACGCCAGGACAAGGTGACGCGTATCCGCAATGCGCGCGCCGTGGGGGCGGCGCTGGGCCTGTCGGTCGATGGCGTGATCGATGACGGGAACGGTGGCATCAATGTCTCCGGGCTGATCGTGCCGGCCTATCAGCTGAGCCAGGCACTGGGCTCAATCCCGCTGCTCGGGCCGCTGATCGTCGGCGGCAAGGATGAGGGGCTGCTGGCGACCGAATTCCGTCTCGACGGGCCGGCGGATAATCCGCGCGTCACGGTGAATCCGCTGACCGCGCTGGCGCCGGGTTTCCTGCGCGATTTGTTCCGCTTCTTCGGCGACCGTGGCGGCGACACTGCGCCGGCGCAGCCCACGCGCTGA